A single region of the Glycine max cultivar Williams 82 chromosome 20, Glycine_max_v4.0, whole genome shotgun sequence genome encodes:
- the LOC100813981 gene encoding clathrin interactor EPSIN 2 isoform X5 — protein MIKKESRRLDRRLLLTETSFAAIQLVECIGLVHFQAVDLMVIDMKMIVMEAWRKIEVVMAMAEKKNGAIETMIVMAEMVTGTMSTVEEVLTMTNMAQEAGDLLEIVIIILMMMVSIHLEVAVLKLKTIHWKEERKLSEQNVSAPPSYEEAVSQSPLHYERDGGISAASAPKGSSPVSDNPRQTSAPTGSSLLSDNPTEATAAASTATSGNREVKAFDEFDPRGPPVSAAPAPANNVEMDLFGSLSESFSSNALALVPSTSKITTSQGNANLDSTASFALPPSASSNFNLVFEDPFGDSPFKASPSTETARSHPRTPQGLAPSQSSGPNTELVSNFGFGVSFSAPGASYTQHLSLNSQFLSMPPPSQETDILAEILPPAPLPGTTSEQNFPAPPDAQSSSSFSASSGQMAPQSFFPQSGQHMQQDFSAVTSQPAAQAVSAPGGQPLQPPSSVPTSQHAQQPFPYQADQPAQSGSHIYGGFPSLAAGSPTQEASSGMFPQSHGGHMNQGSMALVPSHTAPQASTGLSANYLSSQSPIAIDQASQFNSGSLLGQSFNHQPLGQGVHASQSAVSQPPKDKFETKSTVWADTLSRGLVNLNISGPKLNPLAYIGVDFDAINRREKRMEKPTTTTVTSTVTMGKAMGSGSGMGRAGVGALRPPSNPMMGMGMGSYGGVNAPMGMGQMPPPPSRFPPGNYNSMMGRSGYPQHPYGGYR, from the exons ATGATAAAGAAAGAATCACGGAGGTTAGACAGAAGGCTTCTACTAACAGAGACAA GTTTCGCAGCAATTCAACTGGTGGAATGTATAGGCCTGGTTCATTTTCAAGCAGTGGATCTTATGGTGATAGATATGAAGATGATCGTTATGGAAGCATGGAGGAAGATAGAAGTGGTTATGGCTATGGCAGAGAAAAAGAATGGGGCTATAGAGACGATGATCGTTATGGCAGAGATGGTtacagggacgatgagtaccgTAGAAGAAGTGTTGACGATGACCAATATGGCTCAAGAAGCAGGAGATCTTTTAGAGATCGTGATCATAATTTTAATGATGATGGTCAGCATTCATCTCG AGGTAGCAGTGCTAAAGCTGAAGACCATTCACTGGAAGGAAG AGCGGAAACTTTCTGAGCAAAATGTGAGTGCTCCTCCCAGTTATGAAGAAGCTGTTTCTCAAAGCCCTTTACACTATGAAAG GGATGGGGGAATTTCAGCTGCTTCTGCCCCAAAAGGCTCTTCTCCTGTAAGTGATAACCCACGCCAAACCTCTGCTCCTACAGGATCTTCTCTTTTAAGCGATAATCCAACAGAAGCAACTGCTGCTGCCAGTACTGCTACATCTGGAAACCGTGAAGTTAAGGCTTTTGATGAATTTGATCCTCGTGGTCCTCCTGTATCAG CTGCCCCAGCTCCTGCTAATAATGTTGAAATGGACTTGTTCGGCTCCCTATCAGAGTCATTCTCTTCAAATGCATTGGCTCTTGTGCCTTCTACATCAAAAATCACCACCTCTCAAGGAAATGCAAACCTTGATTCAACAGCATCATTTGCACTGCCACCATCTGCATCCAGTAATTTCAACCTG GTGTTTGAAGACCCATTTGGTGATTCACCATTTAAGGCCAGTCCTTCCACTGAAACTGCTCGATCTCATCCCCGGACTCCTCAGGGTCTTGCACCATCCCAGTCAAGTGGTCCTAATACAGAATTGGTCTCCAACTTTGGGTTTGGTGTCTCATTTTCTGCTCCTGGTGCCAGTTACACTCAGCATTTGTCTTTGAACTCTCAGTTTTTGTCCATGCCACCACCATCACAGGAAACAGATATTCTTGCAGAAATTCTTCCCCCTGCACCATTACCTGGGACAACCTCAGAGCAGAACTTTCCAGCTCCTCCTGATGCTCAATCCTCATCCTCCTTTTCAGCTTCATCAGGGCAAATGGCACCACAGTCTTTTTTTCCACAGTCTGGCCAACACATGCAGCAAGATTTCTCAGCCGTAACCAGTCAACCTGCAGCACAAGCCGTTTCAGCTCCTGGTGGCCAACCACTACAACCCCCATCATCAGTTCCCACTAGTCAACATGCACAGCAACCCTTTCCATATCAGGCTGATCAACCTGCACAGTCAGGTAGTCATATATATGGTGGATTCCCTTCCCTGGCTGCTGGTTCTCCGACTCAAGAAGCTTCTTCAGGCATGTTCCCTCAATCTCACGGTGGACATATGAACCAAGGATCTATGGCACTTGTTCCTTCACACACAGCTCCCCAAGCTTCAACAGGACTGAGTGCAAACTATTTGTCTTCTCAATCCCCCATTGCCATTGATCAAGCATCACAGTTTAACAGTGGGAGCTTGTTGGGACAGTCATTTAACCATCAACCACTTGGTCAAGGAGTACATGCTTCACAGAGTGCTGTTTCTCAACCGCCCAAGGACAAGTTTGAGACAAAATCGACAGTTTGGGCAGATACACTAAGCAGGGGGTTGGTTAATTTGAATATATCAGGAC CTAAATTAAACCCTTTAGCATATATTGGAGTTGACTTTGATGCCATTAATAGGAGGGAAAAGAGGATGGAGAAGCCCACCACGACAACGGTAACGTCAACTGTAACCATGGGTAAAGCTATGGGATCTGGTTCCGGTATGGGCCGGGCTGGCGTGGGTGCTCTCAGACCTCCATCAAACCCGATGATGGGTATGGGCATGGGAAGCTATGGAGGCGTGAACGCACCAATGGGTATGGGGCAGATGCCACCACCACCTAGTcgatttcctcctggaaattaTAACTCCATGATGGGAAGAAGTGGTTATCCTCAACATCCTTATGGGGGCTACCGATGA
- the LOC100813981 gene encoding clathrin interactor EPSIN 2 isoform X3, with translation MIKKESRRLDRRLLLTETNHKCKTTGYNMTWKYVDFSIWRRYVIALHGSPGFAAIQLVECIGLVHFQAVDLMVIDMKMIVMEAWRKIEVVMAMAEKKNGAIETMIVMAEMVTGTMSTVEEVLTMTNMAQEAGDLLEIVIIILMMMVSIHLEVAVLKLKTIHWKEERKLSEQNVSAPPSYEEAVSQSPLHYERDGGISAASAPKGSSPVSDNPRQTSAPTGSSLLSDNPTEATAAASTATSGNREVKAFDEFDPRGPPVSAAPAPANNVEMDLFGSLSESFSSNALALVPSTSKITTSQGNANLDSTASFALPPSASSNFNLVFEDPFGDSPFKASPSTETARSHPRTPQGLAPSQSSGPNTELVSNFGFGVSFSAPGASYTQHLSLNSQFLSMPPPSQETDILAEILPPAPLPGTTSEQNFPAPPDAQSSSSFSASSGQMAPQSFFPQSGQHMQQDFSAVTSQPAAQAVSAPGGQPLQPPSSVPTSQHAQQPFPYQADQPAQSGSHIYGGFPSLAAGSPTQEASSGMFPQSHGGHMNQGSMALVPSHTAPQASTGLSANYLSSQSPIAIDQASQFNSGSLLGQSFNHQPLGQGVHASQSAVSQPPKDKFETKSTVWADTLSRGLVNLNISGPKLNPLAYIGVDFDAINRREKRMEKPTTTTVTSTVTMGKAMGSGSGMGRAGVGALRPPSNPMMGMGMGSYGGVNAPMGMGQMPPPPSRFPPGNYNSMMGRSGYPQHPYGGYR, from the exons ATGATAAAGAAAGAATCACGGAGGTTAGACAGAAGGCTTCTACTAACAGAGACAA ATCACAAATGTAAAACCACTGGGTATAATATGACATGGAAATATGTGGATTTCTCAATCTGGAGGAGATATGTAATTGCCCTGCATGGTTCACCAGGTTTCGCAGCAATTCAACTGGTGGAATGTATAGGCCTGGTTCATTTTCAAGCAGTGGATCTTATGGTGATAGATATGAAGATGATCGTTATGGAAGCATGGAGGAAGATAGAAGTGGTTATGGCTATGGCAGAGAAAAAGAATGGGGCTATAGAGACGATGATCGTTATGGCAGAGATGGTtacagggacgatgagtaccgTAGAAGAAGTGTTGACGATGACCAATATGGCTCAAGAAGCAGGAGATCTTTTAGAGATCGTGATCATAATTTTAATGATGATGGTCAGCATTCATCTCG AGGTAGCAGTGCTAAAGCTGAAGACCATTCACTGGAAGGAAG AGCGGAAACTTTCTGAGCAAAATGTGAGTGCTCCTCCCAGTTATGAAGAAGCTGTTTCTCAAAGCCCTTTACACTATGAAAG GGATGGGGGAATTTCAGCTGCTTCTGCCCCAAAAGGCTCTTCTCCTGTAAGTGATAACCCACGCCAAACCTCTGCTCCTACAGGATCTTCTCTTTTAAGCGATAATCCAACAGAAGCAACTGCTGCTGCCAGTACTGCTACATCTGGAAACCGTGAAGTTAAGGCTTTTGATGAATTTGATCCTCGTGGTCCTCCTGTATCAG CTGCCCCAGCTCCTGCTAATAATGTTGAAATGGACTTGTTCGGCTCCCTATCAGAGTCATTCTCTTCAAATGCATTGGCTCTTGTGCCTTCTACATCAAAAATCACCACCTCTCAAGGAAATGCAAACCTTGATTCAACAGCATCATTTGCACTGCCACCATCTGCATCCAGTAATTTCAACCTG GTGTTTGAAGACCCATTTGGTGATTCACCATTTAAGGCCAGTCCTTCCACTGAAACTGCTCGATCTCATCCCCGGACTCCTCAGGGTCTTGCACCATCCCAGTCAAGTGGTCCTAATACAGAATTGGTCTCCAACTTTGGGTTTGGTGTCTCATTTTCTGCTCCTGGTGCCAGTTACACTCAGCATTTGTCTTTGAACTCTCAGTTTTTGTCCATGCCACCACCATCACAGGAAACAGATATTCTTGCAGAAATTCTTCCCCCTGCACCATTACCTGGGACAACCTCAGAGCAGAACTTTCCAGCTCCTCCTGATGCTCAATCCTCATCCTCCTTTTCAGCTTCATCAGGGCAAATGGCACCACAGTCTTTTTTTCCACAGTCTGGCCAACACATGCAGCAAGATTTCTCAGCCGTAACCAGTCAACCTGCAGCACAAGCCGTTTCAGCTCCTGGTGGCCAACCACTACAACCCCCATCATCAGTTCCCACTAGTCAACATGCACAGCAACCCTTTCCATATCAGGCTGATCAACCTGCACAGTCAGGTAGTCATATATATGGTGGATTCCCTTCCCTGGCTGCTGGTTCTCCGACTCAAGAAGCTTCTTCAGGCATGTTCCCTCAATCTCACGGTGGACATATGAACCAAGGATCTATGGCACTTGTTCCTTCACACACAGCTCCCCAAGCTTCAACAGGACTGAGTGCAAACTATTTGTCTTCTCAATCCCCCATTGCCATTGATCAAGCATCACAGTTTAACAGTGGGAGCTTGTTGGGACAGTCATTTAACCATCAACCACTTGGTCAAGGAGTACATGCTTCACAGAGTGCTGTTTCTCAACCGCCCAAGGACAAGTTTGAGACAAAATCGACAGTTTGGGCAGATACACTAAGCAGGGGGTTGGTTAATTTGAATATATCAGGAC CTAAATTAAACCCTTTAGCATATATTGGAGTTGACTTTGATGCCATTAATAGGAGGGAAAAGAGGATGGAGAAGCCCACCACGACAACGGTAACGTCAACTGTAACCATGGGTAAAGCTATGGGATCTGGTTCCGGTATGGGCCGGGCTGGCGTGGGTGCTCTCAGACCTCCATCAAACCCGATGATGGGTATGGGCATGGGAAGCTATGGAGGCGTGAACGCACCAATGGGTATGGGGCAGATGCCACCACCACCTAGTcgatttcctcctggaaattaTAACTCCATGATGGGAAGAAGTGGTTATCCTCAACATCCTTATGGGGGCTACCGATGA